The following coding sequences lie in one Porphyromonas asaccharolytica DSM 20707 genomic window:
- a CDS encoding glycosyltransferase, with the protein MIDAYFITEVSWEVANKVGGIYTVLSSRAGEMMHRHGAEQVLFVGPHLRPTEEMVDFRSETFCITLPSHISLLGVELPITQGYWLTPGGEAQTILVDYKPLATVRDQLYYLMWQQYGIQSDLGYGDYDDSCLFAVAAAATLLVVTPQLAPPSSQPIAIYNEWITGMGLLYHHLQQPDLRSLFITHATTVGRSICSNGKDLYRYFTGYHGDQMASELHVEAKHALEKAAAHTATIFATVSEVTALECTQLLERTPVVLPNGFHALATSRLKSKARQRLLDVASALYGESFDSESTTLVATSGRYEYRNKGIDLIVSSIDSLLQQQTKLSFDLILYFFIPAWVAESRADIAYQLSHTDLGTSKSPLQYPYLTHWLHNLREDTLANRLGEFLRRGATEQRIYPIFVPTYLDGHDGILDLPYYDLLSALDLTLFPSYYEPWGYTPLESIAYGVPTVTTDLSGFGQAILELYGERATESLHHGVQVILRRDYDDATVTKALATILERATAGLPKACYKQARKTASHALWAHYYDYYIEAYRQMMTSD; encoded by the coding sequence ATGATTGACGCATACTTTATTACAGAGGTGTCGTGGGAGGTCGCCAATAAGGTGGGTGGTATCTACACCGTTCTCTCGTCACGGGCGGGCGAGATGATGCATCGCCACGGGGCGGAGCAGGTTCTTTTTGTAGGTCCTCATCTACGACCGACGGAGGAGATGGTGGACTTTCGCTCGGAGACCTTTTGCATCACCTTGCCGAGTCATATATCGCTACTAGGGGTGGAGCTGCCGATCACCCAGGGCTACTGGCTCACCCCTGGGGGCGAAGCGCAAACGATCCTTGTGGACTACAAGCCGCTCGCCACAGTCCGTGACCAGCTTTACTACCTCATGTGGCAGCAGTACGGCATCCAGTCCGATCTAGGCTATGGCGACTATGATGACTCCTGTCTCTTTGCCGTTGCAGCGGCAGCGACACTGCTCGTCGTGACACCGCAGCTTGCGCCGCCTAGTAGTCAGCCGATAGCCATTTATAATGAGTGGATCACTGGCATGGGTCTGCTCTATCATCACCTGCAGCAGCCCGACCTGCGCTCGCTCTTTATCACCCATGCCACGACCGTGGGGCGCTCTATCTGTAGCAATGGCAAGGATCTCTACCGCTACTTCACGGGCTACCATGGAGACCAGATGGCGAGCGAACTACATGTCGAGGCAAAGCATGCGCTAGAGAAGGCAGCTGCCCATACCGCGACCATCTTTGCGACGGTCAGCGAGGTTACCGCTCTAGAGTGTACGCAGCTCTTGGAGCGTACGCCAGTGGTCTTGCCCAATGGCTTCCACGCATTGGCTACAAGCCGACTCAAGTCAAAGGCTCGCCAGCGGTTACTAGACGTTGCCAGTGCTCTCTATGGCGAGAGTTTTGACTCTGAGAGCACGACGCTTGTCGCTACCTCAGGACGCTACGAGTATCGCAATAAAGGGATCGATCTCATTGTCTCCTCTATTGATAGCCTCCTCCAGCAGCAGACGAAGCTGTCGTTTGATCTGATCCTTTACTTCTTTATTCCTGCTTGGGTTGCTGAGTCAAGAGCAGATATCGCTTACCAGCTCAGCCATACCGACCTAGGGACTAGCAAGTCCCCGCTACAGTATCCTTACTTAACGCACTGGCTACACAATCTGCGAGAGGATACGCTTGCTAATCGTCTCGGCGAATTCCTCCGAAGAGGAGCGACAGAGCAGCGCATCTATCCGATCTTTGTGCCCACCTACCTCGATGGTCACGACGGTATCCTAGACCTACCTTATTATGATCTGCTGAGTGCCCTTGACCTGACACTCTTCCCCTCTTACTATGAGCCGTGGGGCTACACCCCGCTGGAGAGTATCGCCTATGGGGTGCCAACGGTGACGACCGACTTGTCTGGCTTCGGTCAGGCGATTCTAGAGCTCTATGGAGAGCGTGCTACAGAAAGCCTGCATCATGGTGTGCAGGTTATCCTGCGTCGTGATTATGACGATGCGACTGTGACGAAAGCACTGGCGACGATCCTAGAGCGCGCTACTGCAGGGCTTCCGAAGGCGTGCTACAAGCAGGCACGGAAGACCGCCTCCCATGCGCTCTGGGCACACTATTATGACTACTACATAGAGGCTTACCGTCAGATGATGACGTCTGACTAG
- a CDS encoding tyrosine-type recombinase/integrase, translated as MDHIMLTEELEQTLEAFIEYLRLERNASPLTLNTYRPAITSYMECALELASDEWQPSDADRDLVRNWIMQQMDDELTSTTVNKNLSAVKSFYKYLQLRGVVDNNPTRYLRGPKREHTLPSFLTQAQIEEALETIPTDPEDFLAVRNRLIIETIYQTGLRRAEVASLETQQVDLASMSLRVVGKGRKERIVPFGEALKEQMKAYLTLKEQKVGQSRYFFVTLKCRPLSGADVYQVVHKALDIVPGLPRRGAHTLRHSFATEMLNAGAPITSIKELLGHSNLETTTRYTHTSFEQLKQLYHAHPRAQSQVPSMINVHIQSLQFDASEALQEFAKKKIDRLARFDDTIIKAEVTLRLDKSNVTQGKIAAIRLFVPGYDHYAEKGAATFEEAIDESIDALKRQIDRAKANK; from the coding sequence ATGGATCACATCATGCTGACCGAAGAACTGGAGCAGACGCTAGAAGCCTTTATAGAGTACCTGCGACTAGAGCGAAACGCCTCTCCGCTCACGCTCAACACCTATCGTCCCGCCATCACTTCTTATATGGAGTGTGCTCTAGAGCTGGCAAGCGATGAGTGGCAGCCCAGTGACGCCGATCGGGATCTCGTGCGCAACTGGATCATGCAGCAGATGGACGACGAGCTGACCAGCACAACGGTCAATAAGAATCTGAGTGCCGTCAAGTCCTTCTACAAGTATCTCCAGCTACGAGGAGTCGTCGACAACAATCCGACCCGCTATCTGCGAGGACCCAAGCGAGAGCACACACTCCCCTCCTTCCTCACACAAGCCCAAATAGAGGAGGCTCTAGAGACGATCCCGACCGACCCAGAGGACTTTCTCGCAGTACGCAATCGACTCATCATAGAGACTATCTATCAGACAGGGTTACGCCGTGCTGAGGTGGCTAGCCTAGAGACACAGCAAGTCGATCTCGCCTCTATGTCGCTGCGTGTAGTGGGTAAGGGGCGCAAGGAGCGTATAGTCCCCTTTGGAGAGGCTCTAAAAGAGCAAATGAAGGCTTATCTCACATTAAAGGAGCAAAAAGTGGGTCAGTCTCGTTATTTTTTTGTTACTTTGAAGTGCAGACCGCTCTCAGGAGCTGACGTCTATCAAGTGGTACACAAAGCACTCGATATAGTGCCAGGATTGCCCCGCAGAGGAGCTCACACGCTGAGACACTCCTTTGCCACCGAGATGCTCAATGCTGGAGCTCCAATCACCTCCATCAAAGAGCTACTAGGGCACAGCAACTTAGAGACGACCACACGATACACTCACACCTCCTTCGAGCAGCTCAAACAATTGTATCACGCTCACCCTAGAGCACAAAGTCAAGTACCATCTATGATTAACGTACACATCCAGTCTCTACAGTTTGATGCCAGTGAGGCACTTCAAGAGTTTGCAAAAAAGAAGATCGACCGTCTCGCTCGCTTTGACGATACCATCATCAAGGCTGAGGTCACCTTGCGACTAGACAAGTCCAATGTTACCCAAGGCAAGATCGCTGCCATCCGTCTATTCGTCCCTGGTTATGACCACTATGCTGAAAAAGGGGCTGCTACCTTCGAGGAGGCTATCGATGAGTCTATCGATGCGCTAAAGCGTCAGATAGATCGCGCTAAAGCAAATAAATAG
- a CDS encoding amidohydrolase, whose product MSSILIKESLIGGATQDLLIVDNRIDKIGTDLLPIDEDTIILDGRDKAVVPGLCNGHTHCAMTLFRGYGDDLPLQTWLEDYIWPVEAHMTEEDIYVGALLGCVEMIQSGTTCFLDMYTAPEATARAVLETGIRANLSYTLFDRGDAERAQLDRDNCYRYEQLFAELPERIGWSVGPHAIYTVSGDQLHFAKEFAEEHEIPIHLHLSETEREVKDCIAEHGTTPVRYLEQIDALSPRCIMAHSLWLDDEELDILARHGCTLVHNPASNMKLASGGRFRYEEMKERGIPVAIGTDGCSSSNDLDMYIAMRMASLLGKVWRYDPTAVCATDIYRSATEVGYAMLGLKGGRIEEGYLADLCLIDLQAPSMVPCHNLTSNLVYAGSSTIVSTTIVDGAILMRDREIVGMERIIEMARRTAHDLLHRKG is encoded by the coding sequence ATGAGTAGTATACTAATTAAGGAGTCGCTCATCGGAGGGGCGACGCAAGACCTCTTGATCGTGGACAACCGTATCGACAAGATCGGTACGGATCTGCTCCCGATCGATGAGGATACGATCATTCTCGACGGCCGTGATAAGGCGGTCGTGCCAGGACTCTGCAACGGACACACACACTGTGCTATGACGCTCTTTAGAGGGTATGGCGATGACCTGCCGTTGCAGACTTGGCTGGAGGATTACATCTGGCCAGTGGAGGCACATATGACTGAGGAGGACATCTACGTCGGAGCTTTGCTCGGCTGTGTGGAGATGATCCAGAGCGGTACGACCTGCTTCCTCGATATGTACACAGCGCCTGAGGCGACCGCTCGTGCGGTGCTGGAGACTGGCATAAGAGCCAATCTGAGCTACACGCTCTTCGACCGTGGCGATGCGGAGCGGGCGCAGCTAGATCGGGACAACTGCTACCGCTATGAGCAGCTCTTTGCTGAGCTCCCTGAGCGGATCGGCTGGAGTGTGGGGCCACACGCTATCTACACCGTTTCGGGCGATCAGTTGCACTTTGCCAAGGAGTTTGCCGAGGAGCATGAGATCCCCATTCACCTGCACCTCTCCGAGACAGAGCGTGAGGTGAAGGATTGCATTGCTGAGCATGGCACGACACCTGTGCGCTACCTAGAGCAGATCGATGCGCTCTCACCACGCTGCATTATGGCGCACAGCTTATGGCTAGACGATGAGGAGCTAGACATCTTAGCACGTCACGGCTGTACACTAGTACACAACCCTGCGAGCAATATGAAGCTGGCTAGTGGGGGACGCTTCCGCTACGAAGAGATGAAGGAGCGAGGCATCCCAGTAGCTATCGGCACCGACGGATGCTCTTCAAGCAACGACCTAGACATGTACATCGCTATGCGTATGGCTTCGCTCCTTGGCAAGGTATGGCGCTACGACCCGACAGCGGTCTGTGCGACCGACATCTACCGCTCGGCGACGGAGGTGGGCTATGCTATGCTGGGACTCAAGGGTGGACGCATCGAGGAGGGCTATCTGGCCGATCTTTGTCTCATAGATCTCCAGGCCCCGAGCATGGTGCCTTGTCACAATCTTACTTCGAATCTAGTTTACGCAGGCTCCTCGACAATCGTCTCGACGACCATCGTGGACGGAGCAATCCTCATGCGTGACCGTGAGATCGTCGGTATGGAGCGCATCATCGAGATGGCTCGTCGCACAGCTCACGATCTACTACATCGTAAGGGCTAA
- a CDS encoding peptidase — translation MPNPIDEETIASQLADIRAALRTRMDGSVAQSMRESGLDYRYNWGWTRGYLLELAAQYQPSRQLAEALRDTSVRELLILSTMLFPREELTEQDVAAFLEKADNVELQEQLAFNLLSYTPCAIRWAEEVVLSSATDESRLYVALLTIANYTKRQPDKPLSEKLTEVLESYVSAEELPMHCRRVAYDLLITLEERTASND, via the coding sequence GTGCCTAACCCGATAGACGAAGAGACGATAGCCTCACAGCTTGCCGACATACGTGCTGCGCTCCGCACACGTATGGACGGCTCTGTGGCGCAGTCGATGCGGGAGTCTGGACTGGACTACCGCTATAATTGGGGCTGGACACGAGGCTATCTCCTAGAGCTTGCTGCGCAGTACCAGCCTTCCAGACAGCTCGCTGAGGCTCTGCGGGATACCTCCGTGCGGGAGTTGCTGATCCTCTCCACGATGCTCTTCCCCCGAGAGGAGCTTACGGAGCAAGACGTAGCGGCTTTCCTAGAGAAGGCCGACAATGTGGAGCTACAGGAGCAGCTAGCCTTTAACCTCTTATCGTATACCCCGTGTGCCATTCGCTGGGCGGAGGAAGTTGTCTTAAGCAGCGCTACTGATGAGTCGAGGCTTTACGTGGCGCTCCTCACCATCGCAAACTATACGAAGCGACAGCCCGACAAGCCTTTGTCAGAGAAGCTGACGGAAGTTCTGGAGTCGTATGTCTCTGCCGAAGAGCTACCGATGCACTGTCGTCGTGTGGCGTATGACCTGTTGATTACATTAGAAGAGCGCACAGCAAGCAATGATTGA
- the rplA gene encoding 50S ribosomal protein L1 — protein MSKLTKNQKIAASKVEAGKSYSLDEASKLLKEITFTKFDASVDIDIRLGVDPRKANQMVRGTVSLPHGIGKEVRVLALCTPDKEAEAQEAGADYVGLDEYINKIKSGWTDIDVIITMPSVMGKIGALGRVLGPRGLMPNPKSGTVTNDLGAAIKEVKAGKIDFKVDKAGIIHTSVGKISFEPKQIRENAKEFIDTVVRLKPASAKGTYIKSIYLSTSMSAGIKIDPKSVVSVVE, from the coding sequence ATGAGTAAACTAACAAAAAATCAGAAGATAGCAGCGAGTAAGGTCGAAGCAGGCAAGTCCTATTCACTAGATGAGGCTTCCAAGCTTCTGAAGGAGATTACCTTCACGAAGTTTGACGCTTCAGTGGACATAGACATTCGTCTGGGTGTCGATCCTCGCAAGGCTAATCAGATGGTGCGTGGCACTGTCTCACTGCCTCATGGTATCGGTAAGGAGGTACGTGTCCTAGCACTCTGTACTCCAGACAAGGAGGCAGAGGCGCAAGAGGCTGGGGCTGACTATGTCGGTCTCGATGAGTACATCAACAAGATCAAGTCTGGATGGACTGACATTGATGTGATCATCACCATGCCTAGCGTCATGGGCAAGATCGGAGCTTTGGGTCGTGTACTAGGACCGCGTGGTCTGATGCCTAACCCCAAGAGCGGTACCGTAACAAATGATCTCGGTGCTGCAATCAAGGAGGTAAAGGCTGGTAAGATCGACTTCAAGGTCGACAAGGCAGGTATCATACATACCTCAGTGGGTAAGATATCTTTCGAACCTAAGCAAATTAGAGAAAACGCCAAGGAGTTCATCGACACGGTGGTACGCCTGAAGCCGGCCTCTGCTAAGGGAACCTATATCAAGAGTATCTACCTCTCTACATCAATGAGTGCAGGGATCAAGATAGATCCCAAGTCAGTCGTATCCGTAG
- the nusG gene encoding transcription termination/antitermination protein NusG gives MRFYVLRVLSGQEKKVCEYIEAAKSNGTLGSYVRRVLVPTEQVVSQRNGKKVVKERPYMPGYVLVEAALVGDTEHTLCTIPNVIGFLNSRMSDGQLSPEPLRTQEVQDLLGQADRDAEGAGRFDVEYSVGESVRIIDGPFSDFSATIDEVKSDKRKLKVMVKIFGRKTPLELDYTQVEKE, from the coding sequence ATGAGATTTTACGTTCTTCGTGTCCTCAGTGGACAGGAAAAGAAAGTCTGTGAGTATATAGAAGCGGCTAAGTCCAATGGAACTTTAGGCTCGTACGTACGTCGTGTATTAGTACCTACCGAGCAGGTGGTCTCACAGCGCAATGGCAAGAAGGTGGTCAAAGAGCGCCCCTACATGCCAGGCTATGTACTAGTGGAGGCTGCTCTCGTCGGAGATACAGAGCACACGCTGTGTACGATACCTAACGTAATAGGTTTCTTGAACTCTCGTATGAGTGATGGTCAGCTATCCCCAGAACCCCTACGTACTCAAGAAGTACAGGATCTCTTGGGACAAGCAGATCGCGACGCTGAGGGTGCTGGACGCTTTGACGTTGAGTACAGCGTCGGCGAGTCTGTACGGATCATTGATGGTCCATTCTCAGACTTCTCAGCAACTATCGATGAGGTCAAGAGTGATAAGAGAAAGCTCAAGGTGATGGTGAAGATCTTCGGAAGGAAGACTCCACTGGAGCTTGATTACACACAGGTCGAGAAGGAATAG
- the tuf gene encoding elongation factor Tu, whose amino-acid sequence MAKEHFQRTKPHVNIGTIGHVDHGKTTLTAAITKVLADAGFTEARSFDSIDNAPEEKERGITINSSHVEYETANRHYAHVDCPGHADYVKNMVTGAAQMDGAIIVVAATDGPMPQTREHILLARQVNVPRLVVFMNKCDLVDDEEMLELVEMDMRELLSFYDFDGDNTPVIRGSALGALNGEPKWVEKVMELMEAVDTWIPLPERDIDKPFLMPVEDVFSITGRGTVATGRIETGVVKVNDEVQIIGLGAEGKKSVVTGVEMFRKILDEGEAGDNVGLLLRGIDKDEIKRGMVLAHPGQVKPHDHFKAEVYILKKEEGGRHTPFHNKYRPQFYIRTLDVTGEITLPEGVEMVMPGDNVTIDVKLISPVACSVGLRFAIREGGRTVGAGQITALED is encoded by the coding sequence ATGGCTAAAGAACATTTTCAAAGGACGAAACCACACGTCAACATCGGTACCATCGGTCACGTAGACCACGGTAAGACTACGCTCACCGCAGCAATCACCAAGGTGTTGGCTGACGCAGGCTTTACAGAGGCTCGTTCGTTCGACTCTATCGACAACGCACCTGAGGAGAAGGAGCGTGGTATCACCATCAACTCTTCACACGTTGAGTACGAGACAGCAAATCGTCACTACGCACACGTAGACTGCCCGGGCCACGCCGACTATGTCAAGAACATGGTTACTGGTGCTGCTCAGATGGACGGTGCTATCATCGTAGTTGCTGCAACTGATGGTCCTATGCCTCAGACGCGTGAGCACATCCTACTAGCACGTCAGGTCAACGTACCTCGTCTAGTTGTCTTTATGAACAAGTGCGACCTTGTTGATGACGAGGAGATGCTCGAGCTCGTAGAGATGGATATGCGTGAGCTACTAAGCTTCTATGACTTTGACGGCGACAACACTCCTGTCATCCGTGGTTCTGCTCTTGGTGCTCTCAATGGTGAGCCTAAGTGGGTAGAGAAGGTTATGGAGCTCATGGAGGCTGTAGACACTTGGATCCCACTACCTGAGCGCGACATCGACAAGCCTTTCCTAATGCCTGTAGAGGACGTATTCTCTATCACAGGTCGTGGTACTGTCGCTACTGGTCGTATCGAGACTGGTGTCGTTAAGGTCAACGATGAGGTTCAGATCATCGGTCTAGGTGCTGAGGGTAAGAAGAGCGTCGTAACTGGCGTGGAAATGTTCCGCAAGATCCTTGATGAGGGTGAAGCTGGTGATAACGTAGGTCTCCTACTCCGTGGTATCGACAAGGACGAGATCAAGCGCGGTATGGTCCTAGCACACCCAGGTCAGGTCAAGCCTCACGATCACTTCAAGGCTGAGGTCTATATCCTGAAGAAGGAAGAGGGTGGTCGTCACACACCATTCCACAACAAGTACCGTCCTCAGTTCTACATCCGTACGCTAGACGTAACGGGCGAGATCACACTCCCAGAGGGTGTAGAGATGGTTATGCCTGGTGATAACGTCACCATCGATGTCAAGCTCATCTCTCCAGTAGCTTGTAGCGTAGGTCTACGCTTCGCTATCCGCGAGGGTGGTCGTACCGTCGGTGCTGGTCAGATCACAGCTCTAGAGGACTAA
- the rplK gene encoding 50S ribosomal protein L11, with protein sequence MAKEVAGQLKLQIKGGAANPSPPVGPALGAKGINIMEFCKQFNARTQDRAGKVLPVVITYYADKSFDFIVKTPPVAVQLLEASKAKGGSAEPNRIKVAKVTWDQVRTIAEDKMSDLNCFAVESAMKMVAGTARSMGISVTGTKPENL encoded by the coding sequence ATGGCAAAAGAAGTTGCAGGGCAGCTTAAGCTGCAAATCAAAGGAGGGGCCGCTAACCCCTCGCCTCCTGTGGGCCCAGCACTTGGTGCTAAGGGTATCAACATCATGGAGTTTTGTAAGCAATTTAATGCCAGGACTCAGGATCGCGCTGGTAAGGTGTTACCAGTAGTGATAACCTACTATGCTGACAAGTCCTTTGACTTCATCGTCAAGACACCTCCCGTAGCCGTACAGCTACTAGAGGCTAGTAAGGCTAAGGGTGGCTCAGCAGAACCCAACCGAATCAAAGTCGCTAAAGTCACTTGGGATCAAGTTCGGACTATAGCAGAAGATAAGATGTCTGACCTCAACTGCTTCGCTGTCGAGTCGGCCATGAAGATGGTCGCTGGTACAGCTCGTAGTATGGGGATTAGTGTGACGGGTACGAAACCTGAGAATCTCTAA
- a CDS encoding dipeptidase: MANIKEYIAEHENRFHEDLYGLVRIPSISAQSEHKADMQRAAEYLRDHLLSLGVQEAEVMPSEGNPIVFGHYKQPGATKTILVYGHYDVMPVEPLELWESQPFEPEIRDGRIYARGANDDKGQIMIQLKGFETAKALGLVGVNVKFIFEGEEEIGSGSLSPFCRKHKDLLAADVILVSDTTMLSEETPSITAGLRGLSYWQVEVTGPNRDLHSGHFGGAVANPINELCKIIAQIVDDKGRITVPGFYDKVLPLSDEERAMIRKAPFSEEAYCRALDIRETQGEEGYITLERNSCRPSFDVCGIWGGYQGEGAKTVLPSKAYAKLSCRLVANQDHEEISRLMKEYIEQIAPKSVHVKVTPMHGGAGYYCPLDLPAYQAAARAVEKAYGVAPLAIRSGGSIPIIAAFEEILGLKTVLMGFGLEEDAIHSPNESFSVGVFRKGVEAVAEFYRLFN; encoded by the coding sequence ATGGCAAATATCAAAGAGTATATAGCGGAGCACGAGAACCGCTTTCACGAGGATCTATATGGTCTCGTTCGTATCCCATCGATCAGTGCACAGAGCGAGCACAAGGCTGACATGCAGCGTGCTGCCGAGTATCTGCGCGACCACCTGCTCTCACTAGGTGTGCAGGAGGCGGAGGTGATGCCTTCGGAGGGTAATCCCATCGTCTTCGGACACTACAAGCAGCCTGGAGCAACGAAGACCATCCTCGTCTACGGTCACTACGACGTGATGCCCGTGGAGCCCCTAGAGCTATGGGAGAGCCAGCCATTCGAGCCTGAGATACGCGATGGACGCATCTACGCCCGTGGTGCCAATGACGACAAGGGGCAAATCATGATCCAGCTCAAAGGCTTTGAAACCGCCAAGGCACTGGGCTTAGTCGGGGTCAATGTGAAGTTTATCTTCGAAGGCGAGGAGGAGATCGGCTCAGGGAGCTTGTCGCCCTTCTGTCGGAAGCATAAAGATCTGCTGGCAGCTGACGTGATACTCGTCTCTGACACGACGATGCTGAGCGAGGAGACACCGAGCATCACGGCGGGGCTGCGTGGTCTTTCCTACTGGCAGGTGGAGGTGACGGGCCCTAATAGGGATCTGCACTCAGGTCACTTCGGAGGTGCTGTCGCTAACCCGATCAATGAGCTGTGCAAGATCATTGCTCAGATCGTAGACGACAAGGGACGTATCACGGTGCCAGGCTTCTATGACAAGGTGCTGCCGCTCTCCGATGAGGAGCGTGCGATGATTCGCAAGGCACCATTCTCTGAGGAGGCTTACTGCCGTGCGCTTGACATTCGTGAGACGCAGGGAGAGGAGGGTTATATCACGCTAGAGCGCAACAGCTGTCGTCCCTCCTTTGACGTGTGCGGTATCTGGGGCGGTTACCAGGGCGAGGGCGCCAAGACGGTGCTACCCTCCAAGGCTTACGCTAAGCTCTCTTGTCGTCTAGTGGCTAATCAGGATCACGAGGAGATCTCCCGCCTGATGAAAGAGTACATCGAGCAGATTGCGCCTAAGTCTGTCCATGTGAAGGTGACACCGATGCACGGCGGTGCGGGCTACTACTGTCCGCTAGACCTACCCGCTTACCAAGCAGCAGCTCGGGCGGTCGAGAAGGCTTACGGGGTGGCTCCTCTAGCGATACGCAGTGGTGGTAGTATCCCGATCATTGCCGCTTTTGAGGAGATCCTCGGGCTCAAGACAGTGCTGATGGGCTTTGGTCTAGAGGAGGATGCGATCCACTCGCCCAATGAGAGCTTTTCGGTAGGCGTCTTCCGCAAGGGTGTCGAGGCGGTAGCTGAGTTTTACCGACTATTTAACTAA
- a CDS encoding purine nucleoside phosphorylase I, inosine and guanosine-specific, which produces MDFQKYQQAADYIKSKISAQPRVGIILGSGLGGLADEIADPIVIPYSEIPNFAHSTAIGHKGNFISGTLGGVPVVAMQGRFHYYEGYPMEVVTLPVRVMKLLGIEILIVSNAAGGINSNFHVGDLMIIRDHINMLPNPLIGPNDENFGVRFPDMTRAYDRELIALAETIAQEQKLALQKGVYVSLTGPSYETPAEYKYWQTVGADAVGMSTTPEVIVARHAGIRVFGMSVITNEGWHFEGDYTNDGDEVVAAANAASKRMGGLIAELISRA; this is translated from the coding sequence ATGGACTTCCAAAAATATCAGCAAGCAGCCGACTATATTAAGAGCAAGATATCGGCACAGCCCCGCGTGGGCATCATACTAGGTAGCGGTTTAGGCGGACTAGCCGACGAGATCGCTGACCCGATCGTCATACCATACAGCGAGATCCCCAACTTCGCACACTCGACCGCTATCGGTCACAAGGGCAACTTTATCTCTGGTACGCTGGGCGGTGTCCCCGTGGTGGCGATGCAGGGCCGCTTCCACTACTATGAGGGCTACCCGATGGAGGTGGTCACACTACCGGTGCGGGTGATGAAGCTCCTCGGTATCGAGATCCTCATCGTCTCCAACGCTGCGGGCGGGATCAACTCGAACTTCCATGTGGGTGACCTGATGATCATCAGGGATCATATCAATATGCTGCCCAACCCGCTCATTGGTCCTAATGACGAGAACTTTGGCGTCCGCTTCCCCGATATGACACGTGCTTACGATCGTGAGCTGATCGCTCTCGCTGAGACCATCGCCCAGGAGCAAAAGCTAGCACTCCAAAAGGGTGTCTACGTAAGCCTCACGGGACCCTCCTATGAGACGCCCGCAGAGTATAAGTATTGGCAGACGGTCGGTGCCGATGCGGTCGGTATGAGCACGACGCCTGAGGTGATTGTGGCTCGCCATGCAGGTATCCGAGTCTTCGGTATGTCGGTCATCACCAACGAAGGGTGGCACTTCGAGGGGGACTACACGAACGATGGCGACGAGGTGGTCGCTGCTGCCAATGCTGCCTCCAAGCGTATGGGTGGTCTCATCGCAGAGCTCATCTCCCGTGCCTAA
- the secE gene encoding preprotein translocase subunit SecE, whose product MNFFKRIGTYTKNCYNELVHKVSWPTRSELINSTVVVMIASVIIAIFVAGVDFIFQQLMQLVYGLV is encoded by the coding sequence ATGAATTTTTTCAAGCGTATAGGTACCTACACCAAGAACTGCTACAATGAGTTGGTACATAAAGTTAGCTGGCCCACTCGTAGCGAACTGATCAATAGCACAGTGGTCGTTATGATCGCTTCGGTGATCATTGCCATCTTTGTCGCTGGCGTAGACTTTATCTTCCAGCAACTTATGCAGCTAGTGTACGGTCTTGTATAG